GCGAAGTGCGCGGCCACCTCTTCCCTCGTGGAACGGGGCCGGATCCACGGCACAACGGGGTTGTCCGCGATCATCCAGTCGACCTTCTCCGCGAACAACGCCGCGATCCGCCCGGGGTCCCCCTCACCCGTCCGCCGCAGAAACTCTTCCACCACAGTGCGTGTCTCGCTCATGGGGAAACTCTGCCGCGCACGCCGCCGGTTGGCGATTACCTCCAAGGTCATCGACAACCGCCCGGCTGCCGCTCCCCCGACGGCGAAGCTCCTGCCGAGCCCTCGGCTTCACCGACCGCCCCGACCCGTCGCCGTACTGGCGCCCATGAGGCGGCGGCCCGAGCCAGGCCGGGCCCCGGCCTGGACCTGAGCCCCGTCCCGCTCCCGCTCCCGCTCCCGCTCCCGGACTCGGCCTCGGCCTCGGCCTGGGCCTCGGCCTGGGCCTGGGCCTGGGCCTCGGCCTGGACCTGGGCCCTGACCAAGGTGTCACCCACCGCGGTGCGGTAATAGAGCACCGAGCGGCCCGCGCGGCGGCGGCGCAGCAGGCGGGCGTCCAGAAGGACCCGGAGGTGGCGGCCCACCGAGCCGAGGCCCTGGCCGGTGAGGGCGACCAGTTGGCTGGTGCTCTTGGGGGTGTCGAGGAGCACGAGGACGGCCGCACGCGCGCCCCCGAGCAACGCCCCCAGCGCCTCCGGCACCGGCACCCGCTCCTCGGCGGCCTCCACCAGGACCCCCGAACACGGGTACGTCACGGCGTACCGGGGCAGCGCCCGCGAGGAAGCGGGCCGGCCGCCGTCCGACCGACCGACGACCCCGCCCCCGGCCGCCGCCCCCTCCCGCGAGCCGGGGGCCGGGGCGGGGGCGGCGGGGGCGCGCGCCGTCCCAGGGAGGGGGCCCTCTTCCCAGG
This sequence is a window from Streptomyces sp. NBC_01775. Protein-coding genes within it:
- a CDS encoding transcriptional regulator, translated to MGWWQVNADTLAGSRFVVSQLAETIAGLKVLERGTAGHPGERAWLAAHLSAYRARQAADPVGALLIRAALGPTWNADFLTPTPEPDEAATFEDEVARVREAAPGMARQDLTVSLGGPLPPLLHRDDLPQRAADTLEWVWRETVLPYWPRRRQVIEADVVARTAQLSQGGWAAALDDMRPGMRWLGESRLQINARYYPPRDLSGARLMFVPVTPRHGWVSWEEGPLPGTARAPAAPAPAPGSREGAAAGGGVVGRSDGGRPASSRALPRYAVTYPCSGVLVEAAEERVPVPEALGALLGGARAAVLVLLDTPKSTSQLVALTGQGLGSVGRHLRVLLDARLLRRRRAGRSVLYYRTAVGDTLVRAQVQAEAQAQAQAEAQAEAEAESGSGSGSGSGTGLRSRPGPGLARAAASWAPVRRRVGAVGEAEGSAGASPSGERQPGGCR